One window of Dermacentor albipictus isolate Rhodes 1998 colony chromosome 9, USDA_Dalb.pri_finalv2, whole genome shotgun sequence genomic DNA carries:
- the Gabat gene encoding 4-aminobutyrate aminotransferase, mitochondrial yields the protein MLRGARAAAFCSPLRARTARVVGTRNLPATAAAVEPTEPRVVSSTFPGPKSDALKRELNAIQNAGAVQLFVDYAKSAGNYMVDVDGNAFLDVYTQIASLPLGYNHPAMVAAVSDPRNVATFVNRPAMGILPPADLVSRLQNALLSVAPRGLSEVQTMACGSCSNENAYKAVFISHVARQRDGKPPTAEELRSCKYNVPPGSPRLSLLSFDGAFHGRTFGALSTTHSKAIHKLDVPSFDWPIAHFPEYKYPVEEFESENKKEDEKSLAHVEELFHEYGKKGAPVAGLVVEPIQAEGGDRHASDDFFRRLRALAAKNNVLFICDEVQTGCGPTGKFWAHQHWGLEDSPDVVTFSKKMLTGGYFYKPHVRPKESYRIFNTWVGDPTKLLLIEEVLKVVNTEKLLENVRDTGEYMQKGLKDISKRHPNTFFNVRGRGTFCAADLPSEKDRNKFITEMHHKGIHCGGCGEHSFRIRPALTFQRKHADILLDRIEKVLSEKF from the coding sequence ATGCTGCGAGGCGCCCGCGCTGCTGCCTTCTGCTCGCCGCTCCGCGCTCGCACCGCGCGCGTCGTCGGCACGCGGAACCTACCCGCCACCGCGGCGGCCGTGGAACCTACGGAGCCCCGCGTCGTTTCGTCAACGTTTCCGGGCCCCAAATCGGACGCGCTCAAACGCGAGCTCAACGCCATCCAGAATGCCGGGGCCGTCCAGCTCTTCGTCGACTACGCGAAGTCGGCCGGCAACTACATGGTGGACGTGGACGGCAACGCTTTCCTCGACGTCTACACGCAGATCGCGTCGCTGCCGCTCGGCTACAACcacccggccatggtggccgcggTCAGCGACCCCCGGAACGTTGCCACATTCGTGAACCGGCCCGCGATGGGCATACTGCCGCCCGCCGATCTGGTGTCTCGGCTGCAAAACGCGCTCCTCTCTGTCGCTCCCAGGGGCCTCTCGGAGGTGCAGACCATGGCGTGCGGCTCGTGCTCCAACGAGAACGCGTACAAAGCCGTGTTCATCAGCCACGTCGCCAGGCAACGCGACGGAAAGCCGCCGACGGCCGAAGAGCTGCGCTCTTGCAAGTACAACGTGCCGCCCGGCAGTCCCCGCCTGTCGCTCCTTTCCTTCGACGGCGCGTTCCACGGGCGCACTTTTGGCGCGCTCAGCACCACTCATTCCAAGGCCATCCACAAGCTAGACGTGCCGTCCTTCGACTGGCCTATCGCGCACTTCCCGGAGTACAAGTACCCGGTCGAAGAGTTCGAGTCCGAAAACAAGAAGGAGGACGAGAAGAGCCTGGCGCACGTCGAAGAGCTCTTCCACGAGTACGGCAAGAAGGGCGCCCCCGTGGCGGGTCTGGTGGTGGAACCGATCCAGGCCGAGGGAGGCGACCGACACGCGTCCGACGATTTCTTTCGAAGGCTCCGAGCACTCGCCGCCAAGAACAACGTCTTGTTCATCTGCGACGAAGTGCAGACGGGCTGCGGGCCCACCGGAAAGTTCTGGGCCCACCAGCACTGGGGCCTTGAGGACTCTCCGGACGTAGTGACCTTCAGCAAGAAAATGTTGACGGGCGGATACTTCTACAAGCCGCACGTCCGTCCCAAGGAGTCGTACCGCATCTTCAATACTTGGGTGGGAGACCCAACCAAACTTCTGCTCATCGAAGAGGTCCTCAAGGTCGTCAACACTGAAAAACTCCTCGAGAATGTTAGGGACACAGGCGAGTACATGCAGAAGGGCCTCAAGGACATCAGCAAACGACATCCTAACACATTCTTTAACGTCAGGGGACGAGGAACCTTCTGCGCCGCCGACTTGCCCTCGGAAAAGGATCGAAACAAGTTCATTACGGAGATGCACCACAAGGGAATTCACTGCGGAGGCTGTGGAGAACATAGCTTCCGCATCAGGCCTGCACTGACTTTCCAGAGGAAGCATGCAGACATACTGCTAGATCGTATTGAGAAAGTGCTTTCTGAGAAGTTCTGA